The sequence AGAACATAATCAGAATAAACGGCAAAAAAACCGCTCCAGCAGCAGTTGGAGAGTAGCCTTGTACCTGAATTAAATTAAAGGGAACAAAATATAAAACCCCTCCTAAAGCTGAATATAATAATAATGTTAATAAATTTGCACCGCTAAAAGTACGCGATTTAAATAAATATAAAGGCATCATTGGACCGTAAATATTAGCTTCTACAAATACAAAGGCACCTAAAAGTATTAATCCTATGATAATGCTGCTAATTACTAAAGGATGAGAAAGCCCTAAAATAGAAGATTCAATTAATCCGAATACTGCCGCTCCTAAGCCCAAAGTTATCAACATCGCTCCCCAATGATCGAGACGGGTAAATTCGCGATCGCGACTTTCGGGAACGTACCGAAATAAAACGGATAGAATTATAATTGCTAGTGGAACGTTAATAAAAAATATCCACCGCCAAGATAAATTTTCTAGCAGCCAACCGCCCAAAACTGGTCCTAATGCCGAAGTTATAGCTGTAAAACCAGACCAAATACCAATAGCTTTTCCTCGCTCATAATCGCCAAAAGAAGCGCTGAGAATAGCTAAACTTCCAGGAACTAATAAAGCTCCACCAATGCCTTGAAAAGCACGAGCAACAATTAATTGATTTATATCAGGTGATAAAGCACACCATCCAGAAGCAAGAGCAAATAAAGCAATCCCACAAGCATAAATTAATCTTCTTCCAAATCTATCTCCTAAAGACCCACCAACTAAAATTAAAGCAGCTAAAAACAAAGCATAAGACTCTACTACCCACTGCAGTTGAGTCGCGTTTGCATTCAAAGCTTCTTGCAATACAGGTAGCGCTACATTGACAACAGTGCCATCAATCATTGCCATACTCGAACCGAGTATAGTCGCCACTAGTACCCAACGTTCGGTAATACGAGAACAAGAAGTGGAGCATCGCTTAGCTTTAATTACTCCGGCATCACATGGCGGTTTCACAATGTTTGACATCTCAAGCCACTAAGAGCGCAACTTTCAAAATTTTACCGGAAGTTGTTGATTTTTCTCTACTAAATATTAATTCGCATTTTTGTCAATAATCTTATTATCGATTTTTCATATATAAAAGGTATATTTTGTCTGGTGCAGGTACAATTATTTTTGATTAATAAAAAATGATTTTTTATTAACAGTATTCGCTAAAAAATCACGCTAAATATGGTGTTTCAGAGATTGGAAACCCCTAATTTTCTTTATTTTGGGCTAATTTGCGTAATTCCCAATTAAATAATTTACCAAGGTTATATTAAAATAATTTTTGGGTACAAACGCTTTGTCTCAGTTTACTGCGGAGCGCGACTACTTATTAATTATGTTTGTCTTTTCTAGTTAGCATCAAAATGGCTGAAAATTCCGATCGTCAAAAAAGGATTATGGAGCATCTTGCTCGTAGCACCAATGATTTTATTAAACCTAAACTAAATTCTGTTGAAAGGAAGCAACAAATATTAGAGCATATTCGTTTAACTAAGAATTAAGTTTTTTGAGGTGGGAGATTCCCACCTTTTTTTATGTTTAAGCTCGATTGAAGAGGCGCATTTTGCGTGTAGAGGAGGCAAAACGCAGTCAAGTCGTAGCGGTGAGCGGGGTTCTCTCGCAGAATGTTGTTGTTTCACCCCTTTGCTATAAGGGTTTTCCTATTACTGCACTACATCAATTTTGAAGAGTTGAGGCACTAAGAATGTGTTACCTAGCAAAATTGCTCGAGCAGAGCAGCAGTGTTAAAAAATACACGCAATTATATTTGTTTACTATCAATAAATTTAATCAACCATAACGGTTATTATAATTACAAACTTTTTATTCAAATAAAAGCAATCAAAATCTTATAGAAATATTAATTAGTAGTGACGAAACAATACAGCTTATACAGAATTTAAACTATTTACAATTAGCTCGATAAAATTTTATTGCTTCAGCGTATATAAATGACATTTTTTAGATAAAATAATTTTATAATAATAGTTAATAAAACAGCTAACTTATGTATGATAAGCATTTTAGTCTGTTTTACAATAACTATTGATTGTAATTTACGTATTGAGAATATATAAATTATACTCAAAAATTATATTTTTCGGCAATTCTATTTACATAAACCTACTTGATTAAGCATAAACAATCACTTGTAGAAAACAAGAACCATTAATTAATTCTTTTTCAAATCGATAATCTGGATAAAAGCGCTTCACTTGTAGTCAGTTTTCTAAGAACAATGAAATCCCCCGAATCTAACGTAGATAATCAAGAAAATCCTTCTCCAAAAAAGACACAGTCGCTACGATTACCGCAACGTTTACTGTTAATTTTGCTACCTATAGCTTTAACTATTGGTGGAGTTGCAATACTTGTTAAATTACTTGCTCGCCAAAATAACTCCTCGCCAAATACTACAGTTAAAAAACCGCTCATTTCAGTTAAGCTAGCCGAAGCAAAAGTAGGAAAAATAACAGAAAGTTCGGAGTTTATTGCTAGTTTGCAATCATTAAACTCAGAGACTCTTCAAGCAAATGTTCAAGGTAAAATATCTCAAATTTTCGTTAAAAAAGGAAATCAAGTAGCAGCACAAGCACCTTTATTGCAAATTAGCTCAAGCAATCAACCTGCTCAAACTAACAATAATAGTGCTAGCAACGGTGCAGCAGTGCCAACGATTAAACCGCAATTACAAAATGCTCGCGCTCAACTCCAAGAATTGCAAGCTCAACAATTATCAAAAATTCAAAGCTTGAAACTAATTCAACAACAATACGAAAAATATTCTAACTTAGCCTCACAAGGAGCCGTATCAAAGCAAGCTAAGGACGAATATGCTAAAAGACTTGAAGCAGCTAAAATAGATTTGAATAATTTGAATACCAAAATAGCAGCACAACAAGCCGCTATATTTAAATTAGAACAAACACTTCAACAAGCACAAATTCAAAATACTGCAACTAGCCTTGCTGCTCCTAAAACGCCGTCACAACTACAGCAGTCTAGAATTAAGGCTCCTTTTAAAGGTACCGTAGCAAATATTTTAGTCAAAGTAGGAGACTCAGTAAAGCCTTCGACGAGAGTAGTTACAGTAACTCAAAATCAACCTTTAGAAGTTGACATACCAGTTTCTTTAGAAAAACAATCCCAGCTACGCAAGGGAATGTTAATAGAAATAATCGATTCTAAAGGTAAAAAGATAGGTACGGGAAAAGTTTTTTTTATTGCGCCAGAAGTTAACTCTAATACTCGCACCATATTAGTAAAAGCATTATTTGATAACACACAAAGGAAAATGCGAGCAGGGCAATTTGCTAAAGCCAGAATTAATTGGAATCAAGATTCTGGATTGTTAATTCCCACTACAGCGGTGTTTCGTATTGCAGGAGAAGCTTTTGTGTATGTAGCCCAAAGATTAAATTCAACTGCGCCAAATTCTCAATTAGTAGCTAGACAAAAACAGGTAAAACTAGGTAAAACCGTAGGTAATCAATATCAAGTTATTGAAGGATTACAGCCGGGAGAAAAAGTTATTGTTTCCAGGTTATTGAATATCAATAATGGTGATATTTTAACTGCGGAATAATTGAATATTTTTTACTTAGCAATCGCTTTTCGCGAGATCGAGTCTAAATGTCCTTGTCGTAGAGCATCTCAATTCTTGGCAATAGCATTTTCTGCCTTTGAATAAATGATGAATAGTTCAATCTATAATACAGTAGTAATTTATCTTGGCATATTACTACCAAAAGCGGTTATATTATTTAGCCTAGATAGCCAATGCTCTAAATGTTTCTAATAAGGGTTGCCTAACCACCAAAACCATATATCATACAAATAAATTAACAGAAATTAACAATGGTAGAACCTCCAATTAAAAAATCTGACCGTAAACCGAAACCAGAAACAGAAGGCAGTTCTAGTTCTGAGAATAGAAGTTTTACCCCTCCTGTTAAAAAGGATCGTAAAGAGCGAGACAACGATAGAGATAATGACAGAAGCAACGATAGAGTCAACGATAGAGGCAACGATAGAGGCAACGATAGAGGTAGGAGTAAAGGTAAAGGCAGAGGTAGAAAATCTGGAAGAGATGAAATAAAGCCTCCAGTAAATCCTGCATTAGCACGTCCTCCCAAACCGTCTAAGCCTCCTGTCAAAGTTGAAGAAACTGTTGCCGAAGAATCTTCAGAGGTAAGTGAAGCAGCAACAGAAGAAGCGGCAACAGAAGTTGTTGCAGAAGAATCGCAAGATTCAAATGAAGAACAAAATAATTCCTAACTTACTAATTAGTTTCAAGGAGAGGGGAGAGAAGAAGGGCACAAGGAGGCACGGAGAAATTAGCTCCTTTAATCCAAAGTTAAAAACCCCATAGCTTCTCACTCCTTACTCCTACTCCCTTCCCGGCTTTATGATTTCCTATATTGGGGAGAGGGGGTAGAAAAAAAGAATTTTTTGATAGGTAATTTTAGAGTCAGCTGGAAGTAACTGTTCACTTCTTTACACGTTCTCCAAAGCGTATCAATCTTTCTATCATGGCAAGACGATTTTCCCACACCCCAACTTGATAGGGATTATTCAAAGCTTGTCGGCGCATCAAACTTCTAAATTGAGATTGAAAGCGAGTTACTGATGCTTTTGTTGCTTGTAAGTTGGCTTGAGATGGTGATTCTGCAAGCCGTTCTAAAGCGTTTTCTAAGATTTCTGCTTGAGAATTAAATTGGGAAATGCCGCTAGCTGACATTTTTAGCTGCTTATTTTGTAATGCAAATTCCCATTCTTTTTGCAAGGAAGCATAACGTAAAGCGGCAGTTTTGAACGGTTGACGGTAAGGAATCGGTTCTTCTTTGGGTTTATTCCCCTGAGTTCTGTTGAAAACTTGCTGTAGCTGCTGATTTTGCAAGTTCTCCGCTGCAAATAGCGCGTAGCCACCCACTGGTAAATCTCTAATTAACTGTATTTGGTCAAAAGCTCCTAAAGTTGGTAAATTTAACAAACGAATTCCCGGAACTAATAAAGTAGAACCTAATTTTTTCGATACAATCCAAGGTCGTGCTAATCTACTGAAAGTCTGAGTATCCAAAGCGTAAGTCATGGGGACAATTAAGTCTATATCGCCTCGTTTTGCCCAAACTTCCCAATGCTGCTGTAATTTTCCAATTCTTTCTTTTTCTGGTAGAGGAAAAACTGCTACAGACATAATTAAGTCTGGTTTTTTTTGTCGCATTTTTTGCGAAACTTGAGCGACAAAGCTATCTATCTGTTGAGTGCGAAAATCCGTCCATTTTTTCCAAAGATTGCGTTGACGCGGCGAAATTTTAAGCGGATCGATTCCATAACGCTGTTTAAATACACTTCTTGCAGCTTTTCCATAGCCGTAACTACGATTCCTTTGATGATCTTGAAAAGGATAGCGAATATAGTCTAAATGTAAACCGTCTACTTTATAGCGGGTAACAATTTCTTCGTACTGATTTAATAAATACTGTCTTAACTGGGGATTCGCTGGGTCAAAAAATGGTTTATTTTGACCTTGAGGAATCATTTTTCCCCGTCTATCATAACCAGCCCAATCGGGATGGGCGGCTAATACGGGGCCGGGATAGTTAGGATTAATACCTAAAATTTTATTATGCCGCTGGTTTCCTGCGGCAAACACCCATACCCAAGCATGTAATTCCATACCTCGGTTGTGGGCTAATTTAACAGCTGATTTTAATGGGTCCCAGTTACGAGTTAAAGGATTTTGCTGAGGTGCAACTTTGCTGGGATAAACTGTATAACCAGCATTTACCGTTTCAAAAAATACCGTATTAATTCCTGCTTGTGAAAGTCTATCGAAGATTTTAGCTAATCCTTCTTCGTTTCTGGCTTTAACAATCGTTCCCCTATCAAGCCAAATTGCTCGAATTTCTGGTTGAGCAAACCTTTGATTTACAGGGAATTGATTCCATAAAGAATTTTTTGCTGCTAACCACTGCCTGCGAGCTTCAGCGTATTTTTTCCTTGCGACTAATTGCGGTATTTGTTTAACAACTTCTTTAGCTTGCGATACTGCTTGTTGGCTGCTAAAACTTAATGTTGCAGGTTGGCTGGATGCAAATTCTGCTGCCACATTTGCCTTTGCGGATTGAGAATTTCCGTTGCTTACTGCTGCAACCGATAAATTAGCACTTTCAACTCGACCGATTAATTTGAGTAATTCTTGCTGTAGAGCTACTAATTCATTGCGACTAATCGGTTTGCGTGAATTAGGTTTGACATCAAGACGTACCTTATCCTGCAAATTATCTATTGCTTCGTCAGATAGCTCGTCGGAGCGTCGAAAGTTAATATTTGAAGAAGGATTATTAGGGATTGCGGCAGTAATATTAAACGGAGCGGAAGTTGGAGTCGAACTTGTATTTATTTGGCTTAAGGAATTGGGTGAATTTTCAGCAACAACAGCATCAGAACATTCAGTAGAAGCACCTGGAATACTTTTAACCGCATTGGGTGAATTAGCATGTCGCTTCAAGGCTGCTTGCAACCAAGCACTATCCAAATTGGGATTTGCGGCGGTATCTGCTCCCCATCGCCAACCAAAAAAAGTAGAACGTGAGTTAGCTAACACTGCTGCGGAATTATCTTTCTTATTCCATACCGCTGCTGTTTGAGTTGGTGAATTCGGAACTACAACACCACCGCGAACTTCTCCAATCAATTTTTTATTGTTAGCCCATCGGTGTGGCTTCGCTTTAGAAGGTTGAAGCATCTGGGGTGAATCTAAACTGAATCCCCAATAACCTCCTAAGATATTTTTCACCAATCGACGTACTCCCGGCGCAGATAAACTTGCCACCGGACCACTTGCGATAACCCGCCCGCCTTTACCTACCCATTCTTCTAAGCTAATTGCCTGTGATGGTGTCAGTGTTTCTACGTTGGGTAAAAACAGCACCGTGCGGCTTCCCCAATCGGCAGTATTTCTAACTTTATTTAAAGGAATTACGCAATAATTAACTCCAGATGCTTGCAGACGAGCGGTTATACCTTTCCACTGATTGGCATTTTCGCGGCTTTGAATAACACTAATAACTGGTTCAGTTGATGCCGTCGCAGGTAAAATATTTAGTAAAGTACAAGCGATAAACTGACATTTGAAAAATAATAATTTGGTCTTAATAGACTTTAATTTAACTTTTCTGATACCTTTGTGCTGTTTTCTCACTATTTCACCCCTCATTGGATTTTGGTTTACTGATTGACGCTACTGTATCTACATCTACTGATAAGCTAATTTTTTATATAAATAACCAATTAGAATAATTTATGAGCAACAAATCAAGAGTTTATTAAACAGATAAAAAATATTTATAGAGGATTTATAGATAGTTTCATAAATAAATCCGCTTGATATTAATTCCCGTTACGCTTCTGGCAATTTTAGATAAAAAATTTTCCCTCACTCCCTCTCTCTCTCACTCTCTCCCTCAATCCCAAACGGTAATCTTTTACAGGAAAGGGAGTAACTTCCAACCCCTAACTATCTAATCCTATTGAATGCAAACTTTAATTAGCTCCTCTACGTTTGTAACTGGAAAAATCTCCGTTTTTAAACTGTTAGCAACTTCCTCGACTGTTTTATCGTCTAAAAACACTTGCTCTCCATGCTTTAACATCACACTTGGTAATAAAATCCCAGCACCTAAATCTTCATCCTGTAATTTCAACAGCAAATCGTGACCGGTTAATAAACCAGTAACGCTGATATCTTGTCCCCAATAATCGCTAGATAAAGCACGCATATTAACAGATAAACCTTCCACCTCATTTAACTGTTTTTCAATTGGTTGAAAAGCTTGCTCAACTGCATTCCCTACTACCCAAGTTAATTTTCTTGGCTTAACTTTTTGCGGCAATAATTCTCTTGCTGTTTGTAAAAACTCCTTGATAAACAAACGAATTGAACCAACACCATTATCAATTTGAGGATAATCTTCGTATTCAGCTTCACATGGTAATTCCTCTCCTGCAATTAAAAACCATTCATCAGCCAACCATACACAATTTGAACCAAAAGTTTCCTTGAATTCTTGCTGCAATTTCCGCACTTGAGAAATAACTTCTCCTGCTTTCTTTCGCGTCACCGGTGTAAGTTCATCTTCTTGAGGACGAAACCGCGTCAAACCCACTGGTACCACTGCAACAGAAGCGACAGCAGGTAATTCACCGGTATGAAAAGACGCTAAATCGCGCAGAGTTTTTTCTAAGTGTACGGCATCATTGATACCAGGACAAACAACTACTTGTGCGTTAATTTGTAGCCTTCTTTCCTGAAACCACCTGATATTATCGAGAATTTCTCCCGCTCGTTGATTTTTGAGCAATCTAATTCTTACTTCGGGTTCGGTAGCATGAACCGATACATAAAGCGGTGACAGTCGCATCTGTTCGATTCTTTGCCATTCTCGTTGCGGCAGATTAGTTAAAGTCAGGTAAGAACCGTAGAGAAAACTTAAGCGATAATCATCATCTTTAAAGTAAAGACTAGAGCGTTTACCAGGCGGTTGTTGATCGATAAAACAGAAAGGGCAGCGATTATTGCACTGAATTAAACCATCAAAAAGTGCAGTTTCAAATTCTAAACCTAAATCATCATCGTAATCTTTTTCAATTTCAATTTGATGAGTTTTTCCTTTCTCATCCAAAATTTCTAATTCTAAAACTTCATCAGCACATAAGAACTGATAATCAATTAAATCTCGGGGGCGCATACCATTAATACTAACGATTGCATCGCCAACTTCAAATCCAATTTCTGCGCCGATAGAATCCGGCAAAATTTTAGTAATGCGGGCAGGACTTATGTTCATCATTTAGGGCTTAAGAGTTGATAATTATGAGTTACGAGTTAGGAATTAATAATCATAATTATTTTAAGGTATTTATAGTTTCCTCGATAAAAAATACTCAAATACAAAAAAATAACTAGCTTTAAGTAAATTTAGTAAATCTAGTAAATACCGTTCATTTTATAATTAATTTTTTCCTGCTCCCAGCTTCTCATTCCTCCCTCCTAACTCTTAACTATTTTCCAAGAATCCCGTAGCAATGCTACCTAATATCAAAATTCCAAACACCAACCGATACCAAACAAACACCCAGGTACTTTGAGTTTTCAGGAAGCGCAGCAAACTAGCGATCGCTAAATAAGAAAATACCCCTGAAGAGACTATTGCTGCTGTCAAAGAAGTCATTTGACTAGCATCAACTCCTGCTGATAACAAATCCTGCAACTTAACTAATCCAGCCAAAGAAATAGCGGGAATACCCAGCAAAAACGAAAATCTTGCTGCTGTTTCTCGCTCTAAATTTAAAAACAGCCCTGCTGTTAAAGTTGAACCACTTCGCGATACACCAGGTATTAGCGCCAAAGCTTGAGCAAAACCCATTAGTAATCCATCTAACATTACTAAATTTTCAAAATCACGCCGACGTTTGCCAAGTTTTTCCGCTAACCCCAACAGTATGGACATGACTATAGAAGCAATTGCGATCGCGCTCATACTCCGCAGCGGCGAGTTATCGAAATCGGGAATAAAAATTTTAATAATTATCCCAAATAAAAGTATGGGCAATGTGCCAAAAAGAATACCGATACACAAACGAAAATCAAAGTCCATATAGTCAGAAAGCACCATAGCCCTGGTAGCACCTCTGAAAATCCTGGACAAATCTTTCCAGAAATACCACAGTACCGCAGCAATACTTCCTAACTGAATTACCGCACTAAAAGCGACTCCTGGATCTCCCCAACCCAGCGCTACAGGAACAGCTTTTAAATGAGCCGTGCTGCTAATTGGTAAAAATTCTGTTGCACCTTGTACAAAGCCTAAAAAAATCGCTTGCCATACCTTCATTTGCTGCACTCCATCGGCTGCTGTAGAAGGTTGATTGGCAAACGTTTTTAATGGATGTATCGCAATGCTGAGTATGGCGGATGCTACAGCTAAAAACCAGAATAATTGACGTTGAATAAAATTACGTACATTTGTTCTTGCCATTAAAGCAAAAGCAAACCTTCGTGTTTCACAAAGCTTTTTGTCATTATTCATCACAATCCGCCAGTTATTATTGTTTGTTCAAGATCCAATGTCTATATCTTGCATAAACAATCAGTATACTCAAGACTACAACTATACAAACAGCGAGCAGTTATCAGTGAGCAGTTATCAGTTACCAATTACCGATTACCAATTACCGATTACCAATACCCAGTTTATTTATAATTAACTCCCAACTCCCAATTCTTAACTCATATATTCTCAAGTACACCGAAGTATAAACCAGCTAATATAGCAATACCAAATATCAAGCGGTACCAAACAAATATCCAGGTACTTCTGGTTTTTAAGAATTTTACTAACCAAGCAATTGCTAAATAAGAAAATATCCCGGATGATATTACACTTGCTATCAAGGTAAGAATTTGCGAACTCTCAACTCCCACTTCTAATAAATCTTTAAGTGAGATTAAGCCAGCTAAGCTAATAGCGGGAATACCTAATAAAAAGGAAAATCTTGCTGCTGTTTCCCTTTCCAAACCCATAAATAATCCTGCTGTCAAAGTAGAGCCGCTTCTAGAAACACCAGGTATCAACGCCAAAGCTTGAGCGCAACCCATCAATATTCCATCAATCATTCCCAATTTTTCAAAATTACGCTGTCTGCTGCCTTTTATTTCTGCTAGCCCCAATAACAGCGCCATCACAATCGAAACGATTGCTATAACCACCATACCCCGGACAGTATTTTCATAAAACTCTTCAAAAACAATTTTGAGTAAAAGCCCCAAAATTACTATAGGAAATGTTCCTATGGCAATTCCCAAAGCAATGCGAAAATCAGTATCTTGATAATCTTTGCGTCTTATAGCAATATACGCGCCACTAAGAACTCTCGTTAAATCTCCCCAGAAGTACCACAGTACGGCAACAATACTACCAAGCTGAATCACGGCACTAAAAGCTGAGCCTGGATCTCCCCAACCAAGTGCTACTGGTACAGCCTTTAAATGAGCCGTGCTGCTGATGGGTAAAAATTCTGTGGCACCTTGGACAAAACCCAAAAAAATGCCTTGCCAGACGTTCATTTGCGAAGCCCCATCGACAACAGCAGTGCTGGCATCTTGACTCAAAACTTTTAATGGAAATGTCGCTACTGATAAAACACTACTTCCTATCATCAATAACGGAAACAGCAAACGTTTGGATACAGCCATGAATATACCTATCTACCCGTAATTACCAACGATTACACTTTCAACCACTTCTGTACTGTTTACAGGAAAAAATACGGCTATTGATTATTTATTCCTGTTTACTTAGAGCCTTGAAGCCTAATTCTCGCTACAGCATACCTGTAAACCAAGATTTTTTATTTATGATTTTTTTAAAGATTTTATAGTTGGCTACAATTAGGTTATTATGACTATGCCCCCCCAGGGGATAGGATATACCCAGTGAAGGGTTGTAATTGAACCTTAAGAAAAGTTAATCTTTGTAAAGAAGATTAAAATATTGACTAATAATACCTTGTATTCATATCCAGTTTTTAACCCCGTGACTCAAACACTTGAAAGTCTCGAATCTTTAGAAATCAAGACAATAGCGAATCAAAAAGTGATAACCACAGTAATACCCCTACATAAAGAGAAAGATGAGAATTTGACATCTTTCTCAACCTCTCCCCTAACGCCTCTGTTTTCTGGGGTTATATTCCGACAAGCTTTACTGGTATTTGCTGCGGCAGTATTTTTAGTGTCGGTACCTGTATTCATTGAAGCGCCTTTAGTAAGAGCGCTACCGTGGTTGAGTGTGGCTTTAACAGCAGCTTGGGTATGGTTAAGTAAAAAATTGATGTCACGCAGTTCTACTTATATTTGGGGGGATTTACTCTTAGGCTTCAGTTGGAGTTGGTTGGCTGGTTCTATATATTGGGGTTGGCTGCGCTGGGAACCTTTGTGGCATTTACCCGTAGAATCAATTGGTTTGCCTTTTGCTATTTGGTGTTTGTATCGTAATTGGGGCAAAGTCGGCAACTGGTTTTACTTTGGTTCTCTGCTGGGCACAGTTTTGACCGACATATATTTTTACATAGTGGACTTAATACCGTATTGGCGGCAGATTATGCTTGTAGAGCCAGAAGCAGCTTCACCTGTTTTAAAAGCAGCACTTTCGCAAGTACAAACACCAGCAGGAGAGGCTTGGGCAATTATCTTAGCTGTAGTGTTGTTAAGCATTGGAATTATACCTTTAAAATATAAGCAGCTACACTGGTATGCTTTTAGTGGAGCAGTTTTGAGCACAATTTTAGTAGACAGCTTATTCTTAATCGCTGCCGTTCTAGCTTGAGTAGAGGATATCGGCTTTTGCGAACGCTACTAATGGTTGTAAAAATTCAATCATTGATTGTTTTCAATAATTTTTTGCAAAAATCTTACTCTAAATCCCTGGGAGTAAATATTAGATATATTGATAAGCTGTATATTAGTTTTTGATAACTGCTGTGTTTGAATTAAGCTAATTACTACGAGCATCTGTCGTTTATGCGTTATCTGTGATGAATGACATATCAGTAGTAACTGGCTTAACACTTTGTGTAAGTTTGATGGAAAGAGGTAGAAAATCGTGAAACGATTGGCGCATTTAGTAACAATATTTAGTTTGTTAATCGGGTTTTGGGGATGGTTAGGCTCTGGGGGAGCAGCCCAAGCAGCAAATTTAAATCAATTCGCTGTTAATAACGCTCCTATTTTTGCAATTGATTCGTCCCGAGTACTACGGAATCGAGCAGATGAAAAGCTTGCAGATGTTTATGGTGACAAAATTGATTTAAACAATACTAACATCGGAGCTTTTCAAAGATATCGGGGACTATATCCTACACTTGCTAAGAAGATAGTCTTTAACGCTCCTTACGACAATGTAGAAGATGTGCTTGATCTTGAAGGTTTGAGCGAAAGACAAAAACAACGTTTACAGGCTAACTTGGAGAACTTCACAGTTAACCCACCAGAAGAAATCTTTATTGATGGCGATGAGCGCATCAATAATGGTATTTACAGATAATCACTTTTGTGGTTTGAAATATCTCAGTTGTTAATTCTGGCTTTTGATTTGAAATTCAGATAATCTTCAAAAGATAAACGTAGAGACGCGATATATCGCGTCTCTAAAAAAGTTTTGGTTGTCATTCAAAAGCTTAATTTGGGGAAGAAC comes from Rivularia sp. PCC 7116 and encodes:
- a CDS encoding MFS transporter, with product MSNIVKPPCDAGVIKAKRCSTSCSRITERWVLVATILGSSMAMIDGTVVNVALPVLQEALNANATQLQWVVESYALFLAALILVGGSLGDRFGRRLIYACGIALFALASGWCALSPDINQLIVARAFQGIGGALLVPGSLAILSASFGDYERGKAIGIWSGFTAITSALGPVLGGWLLENLSWRWIFFINVPLAIIILSVLFRYVPESRDREFTRLDHWGAMLITLGLGAAVFGLIESSILGLSHPLVISSIIIGLILLGAFVFVEANIYGPMMPLYLFKSRTFSGANLLTLLLYSALGGVLYFVPFNLIQVQGYSPTAAGAVFLPFILIMFFLSRWSGNLVNRYDAKLPLIVGPVIAAFGFILFALPGIGGSYWVTFFPAIVILGLGMSVSVAPLTTTVMGSVRKRKVGIASGVNNAVSRTAGLLAIAIFNIFVFNTFNYSLDRRLAKLNLSPQIQQALAKERINLAAAKVPENVSDGLKNAIEQAIALAYVDSFRLIMFIAAALALTSALVAFLMINQRQKPV
- a CDS encoding efflux RND transporter periplasmic adaptor subunit; the encoded protein is MKSPESNVDNQENPSPKKTQSLRLPQRLLLILLPIALTIGGVAILVKLLARQNNSSPNTTVKKPLISVKLAEAKVGKITESSEFIASLQSLNSETLQANVQGKISQIFVKKGNQVAAQAPLLQISSSNQPAQTNNNSASNGAAVPTIKPQLQNARAQLQELQAQQLSKIQSLKLIQQQYEKYSNLASQGAVSKQAKDEYAKRLEAAKIDLNNLNTKIAAQQAAIFKLEQTLQQAQIQNTATSLAAPKTPSQLQQSRIKAPFKGTVANILVKVGDSVKPSTRVVTVTQNQPLEVDIPVSLEKQSQLRKGMLIEIIDSKGKKIGTGKVFFIAPEVNSNTRTILVKALFDNTQRKMRAGQFAKARINWNQDSGLLIPTTAVFRIAGEAFVYVAQRLNSTAPNSQLVARQKQVKLGKTVGNQYQVIEGLQPGEKVIVSRLLNINNGDILTAE
- a CDS encoding TIGR03279 family radical SAM protein codes for the protein MMNISPARITKILPDSIGAEIGFEVGDAIVSINGMRPRDLIDYQFLCADEVLELEILDEKGKTHQIEIEKDYDDDLGLEFETALFDGLIQCNNRCPFCFIDQQPPGKRSSLYFKDDDYRLSFLYGSYLTLTNLPQREWQRIEQMRLSPLYVSVHATEPEVRIRLLKNQRAGEILDNIRWFQERRLQINAQVVVCPGINDAVHLEKTLRDLASFHTGELPAVASVAVVPVGLTRFRPQEDELTPVTRKKAGEVISQVRKLQQEFKETFGSNCVWLADEWFLIAGEELPCEAEYEDYPQIDNGVGSIRLFIKEFLQTARELLPQKVKPRKLTWVVGNAVEQAFQPIEKQLNEVEGLSVNMRALSSDYWGQDISVTGLLTGHDLLLKLQDEDLGAGILLPSVMLKHGEQVFLDDKTVEEVANSLKTEIFPVTNVEELIKVCIQ
- a CDS encoding glycoside hydrolase family 10 protein, with product MRGEIVRKQHKGIRKVKLKSIKTKLLFFKCQFIACTLLNILPATASTEPVISVIQSRENANQWKGITARLQASGVNYCVIPLNKVRNTADWGSRTVLFLPNVETLTPSQAISLEEWVGKGGRVIASGPVASLSAPGVRRLVKNILGGYWGFSLDSPQMLQPSKAKPHRWANNKKLIGEVRGGVVVPNSPTQTAAVWNKKDNSAAVLANSRSTFFGWRWGADTAANPNLDSAWLQAALKRHANSPNAVKSIPGASTECSDAVVAENSPNSLSQINTSSTPTSAPFNITAAIPNNPSSNINFRRSDELSDEAIDNLQDKVRLDVKPNSRKPISRNELVALQQELLKLIGRVESANLSVAAVSNGNSQSAKANVAAEFASSQPATLSFSSQQAVSQAKEVVKQIPQLVARKKYAEARRQWLAAKNSLWNQFPVNQRFAQPEIRAIWLDRGTIVKARNEEGLAKIFDRLSQAGINTVFFETVNAGYTVYPSKVAPQQNPLTRNWDPLKSAVKLAHNRGMELHAWVWVFAAGNQRHNKILGINPNYPGPVLAAHPDWAGYDRRGKMIPQGQNKPFFDPANPQLRQYLLNQYEEIVTRYKVDGLHLDYIRYPFQDHQRNRSYGYGKAARSVFKQRYGIDPLKISPRQRNLWKKWTDFRTQQIDSFVAQVSQKMRQKKPDLIMSVAVFPLPEKERIGKLQQHWEVWAKRGDIDLIVPMTYALDTQTFSRLARPWIVSKKLGSTLLVPGIRLLNLPTLGAFDQIQLIRDLPVGGYALFAAENLQNQQLQQVFNRTQGNKPKEEPIPYRQPFKTAALRYASLQKEWEFALQNKQLKMSASGISQFNSQAEILENALERLAESPSQANLQATKASVTRFQSQFRSLMRRQALNNPYQVGVWENRLAMIERLIRFGERVKK